Part of the Candidatus Omnitrophota bacterium genome, CTGGATGTCGCATAAAAGATATTAGCTTTAAAGGACTTAGGATAATTTTAGGCCAAAAGCTTAGTTCAGATAGTTTCATTAAGTTTAAGCTTTTTATCTGCGAAGAATGCCACATAGAAATAGAAGCCTGGGTAGCCTGGCATAGTAAATTTTCTGACTTAAACGTCTACGGGTTATATTTCACCAAAATAAAAGACAGCGACAAAGCAATTATATATAGGTATATTCAAAAGAATTTTCCCCAGGAAATATCCAAAAATATTTGGGGTGACCAAGAGGAAGAAAGGGGTGAGGTAATGGAGGATAAGAGGATTTTTGCGCGCATAAATGCTAAATTTGCCTTGCGTTTCATTGATTCTGACACAGGCAAAGAAGGTTCGGCGCAAACTTTGGATATCAG contains:
- a CDS encoding PilZ domain-containing protein gives rise to the protein MEQRDRQEHRTVVRWGINRPAGLMLDGACAYSGCRIKDISFKGLRIILGQKLSSDSFIKFKLFICEECHIEIEAWVAWHSKFSDLNVYGLYFTKIKDSDKAIIYRYIQKNFPQEISKNIWGDQEEERGEVMEDKRIFARINAKFALRFIDSDTGKEGSAQTLDISAKGIGFITKEEVPRPSSLEMWLDIPDQGESFYTRGQVAWSKRLSPAQNRIGIELEKADLMGLSRVLRLD